In Pirellula sp. SH-Sr6A, the DNA window GCCGATTTTCGACCCGTTCGAGTTGGTTTAGCGCTCTTGCAATCCATGCGTCGCCAATCGATCGAGCAATTTCGATGGCGCACCGAAATCTATGAATTCGTGGAGAATCCCATCGCGATCGATTTGCTATTTGGATCGGATCGCGAGCGGTTGGCGATCGAAGCTGAAGTTCCTTGGGAGGAAATCGCAAGTGTATGGGAAGAGGAGGAACAAGCGTTCCGCCATGAGCTTCGACCGTTCTGGCTGTACCCCTAATGTCTAGCTGTCGTCCCCTGTCGAGCTGTCGTCCTCGACAGCTTCTGCAGGCTAGATCGCTATTCCAAAAGCCAGCAAACAAAACCGGTTGCGTTGCTGAGCTGTTAGAAGCCGCAAGGCGATGCAGAACGGTCGAGGACGAGCCGTTCGACGTGTAGCTGTGTTCCCTGTCTAGCTGTTGTCCTCGACAGCTTCCGCACGCCCGACCACGTCTCGAAAGCCAGAAAGCAAAACCGGTTGCGCTGCTGAGCTGTTAGGAGCCTCAAGGCGATGCAGAACGGTCGAGGACGAGCCGTTCGACGTGTAGCTGTCGTCCTCGATAGCTTCTGCACGCCCGACCACGTCTCGAAAGCCAGAAAGCAAAACCGGTTGCGCTGCTGAGCTGTTAGAAGCCGCAAGGCGATCCAGAACGGTCGAGGACGAGCCGTTCGACGTGTAGCTGTCGTCCCCTGTCTAGCTGTCGTCCTCGACAGCTTGTGCACGCCCGACCACGTCTCGAAAGCCAGAAAGCAAAACCGGTTGCGTTGTTGAGTTGTTAGAAGCCTCAAGGCGATGCAGAACGGTCGAGGACGAGCCGTTCGACATGAGGCTGTGTTCCCTGTTTAGCTGTCGTCCTCGACAGCTTGTGCACGCCAGACCACGTCTCGAAAGCCAGAAAACAAATCCGGTTGCGCTGCTGAGTTGTTAGGAGCCACAAGGCGATCCAGAACGGTCGAGGACGAGCCGTTCGACTTGTAGCTGTATTCCCTGTCTAGCTGTCGTCCTCGACAGCTTCTGCAGGCTAGATCGCTATTCCAAAAGCCAGCAAACAAAACCGGTTAGGCTGCTGAGCTGTTAGAAGCCGCAAGGCGATCCAGAACGGTCGAGGACGAGCCGTTCGACGTGTAGCTGTGTTCCCTGTCTAGCTGTCGTCCTCGACAGCTTGTGCACGCCCGACCACGTCTCGAAAGCCAGAAAGCAAAACCGGTTGCGCTGCTGAGCTGTTAGAAGCCGCAAGGCGATGCAGAACGGTCGAGGACGAGCCGTTCGACGTGTAGCTGTCGTCCCCTGTCTAGCTGTCGTCCTCGACAGCTTCTGCATGCTAGATCGCTATTCCAAAAGCCAGCAAACAAAACCGGTTAGGCTGCTGAGTTGTTAGGAGCCACAAGGCGATCCAGAACGGTCGAGGACGAGCCGTTCGGCTTGTAAGCTGTATTCCCTGTCTAGCTGTCGTCCTCGACAGCTTGTGCACGCCAGACCACGTCTCGAAAGCCAGAAAGCAAAACCGGTTGCGCTGCTGAGTTGTTAGGAGCCACAAGGCGATGCAGAACGGTCGAGGACGAGCCGTTCGACGTCGAGCTGGTGTTCTCTGTCTAGCTGTCGTCCTCGACAGCGTCTGCACGCTCGACCACTATTCCATTCTCAATCCCCCCCTAGCGAGCCGTGCTCTTCCACGACCGAGAGACGTTCAAGAGCCATCTCACGATTCCGGAGGGATCGTACGTCCATGGGGGTCGGTAGGAGCGTTGCCGGTCCGTTGGTCCAATTCGCCCCGCATTGACGAGTTGGTGAAGTGCTCCCAGGACTCTGCGTGCGGGTGGACTTTATTGTCCGGCAAGTTCGTTTCGATAGAGAGGTACTGCTCCCATAATCGGTGGGAACGGACCAAGTTCTGGGCTTCGCGCAATCCTTGTTCCGTGAGCTCGACTTCATCACCCCGTACCGCGATGGCATGGCGAGTTGATAGTTGCTGAAGAGCTTGCGCCATTCTCGTAGGGGAGGCATGCAGTTTCTTCGCAATCTCGTTCCTATGGAACGGTTGCGTCGACATCGGGGGAGTGGATGCACTCGTTGAGGGGTGAACGGTCGGTGCAGCCGATTGTTCTTGCAAACGATAAAGATAGGCAAGAACGTCGTCTTGCAGGATTTTTCGTGCGATCGCGAGCTGTTGCCATCGTTGAAAGAGCCAGCCGCCGCGAGGGCTGATCAAGATTGTTGCTGCCAAGAATAGACCGGCGGCGACGGACATCATGGCTGCCGAGTTCACCGAGCGCAGGCCCGCTAGAGGAGGTAGCCAGATTGCAGCAAGGTGTCCGGTGATGGCGATCAAAACGGCGACCGAAACCGAGCACGCCAGCATGGCGGAAAGACGGGCGGTCCAAAGGAAGGAGATCGCTGCGGGGACGATCAAGACGGCGATGACCAAGATGTTACCGACTGCTTCGAAGGCTGCGATGCAGGTGACGGCGACGAGGGAAGCCAAAAGGTAATGAAAGAAGCGGCTCGGAATACCTTGCGACTGCGCATAAGCGGCGTCGAAAGTCGTCACCTTCCACTCCTTGTAGAAAATGGCTACCGCCGCGAGATTCAAAATCATCACACCCCCGAGCGTGAGCACAACCCTCGGGATGTCCCCGATGGGCGTGGGCACGGTGTCCAGGATCGAAGTCTCCAGGTTCCCGTAGAGAATGCAGGAGGGGTCAAGGTCGACGTGGTCGCCGGCACGGACAATCATCACGAGCCCCACCGCAAACATGGACGTGAAGACGATCCCGATGGAGGCCGACTCCTCGACGTTTCCGAAACGACGGATCGATTCGATCAGCCAAACCGTCGCCAGCCCGGTGATCGCAGCGCCGATGAAGATGCTCCAAGAGGCTCGTTCTCCGGTGAAAAGGTAGGCGGCTGCGATTCCCGGTAATACGGAGTGGCTGATTGCGTCCCCGAGCAAGCTCAAGCGCCGCAGCAGTAGGAAAGAGCCTAAAACAGCCGCGCAGGCAGCCGCCAGAGAGCCGGCCAAGACGATCCAACCATCGATTTCCCAATCCCAAACCATGCGAACTTCGAACCTGCTCATCCATTGTGGAGTTTATTGGGTGGAGTTTCTTGCAGGTCTTACTGTAATGAATCGGGGCGAGACGTCTTGTGGTGCGGGGCCTATTTTCCCTAATAAGTCGCCAGCCAGTCGTCTCGTGCTCTCCGTGGAGCCGCCGTGGGCACAGAAGTCCGCTAGCTTCGCCGGATCCAGCTTAGGCAGGGGGGATGCGAAAGCGAAAATCGCACGAGCAAAAACAGAATCAAACCAGTATTAGTCGCACTTGTAATGCAGTCTGTCTGAAGAGAACCTAGCTCCATAAGCTTTTCGGATCTTTACGTAGGTTACCAATTTCGCGACAATGCTAGGTTTTGCAATTATCCTAGCGGGGCAGGAGACTGCCTTTGCTAACTCGTTTTGGATCATTGAGAAAGACGGAATATGTCGGACGCAGAAGTCTTGGGAGAAGTCGACCCTTCGGTGTTGGCAGCGGCGGGCCAAGTCGCAGCGCCTATCGATGTGGACCCAGCGGAAACGGGCGAATGGCTCGGATCCTTGGATTATGTTCGCAAAAGCAAGGGCGAGGAGCGCGTTCGCTATCTGATCAAGGCTTTGGAAAACCGGGCTCGGGCAGAAGGGGTCGATATCCCTTTCGAAACGACGACCCCGTATATCAATACGATTCCTGCGACTAAGCAGCCCGCGTACCCCGGAAACCGGGAGCTAGAAAGGCGGATCAAGAGCATCATCCGCTGGAACGCCATGGCGATGGTCGTTCGCGCGAACACGAAAAACAAAGGGCAAGGGGGGCACATTAGCACTTTTGCCAGCTCCGCTACTCTCTACGAAGTCGCCTTCAATCACTTCTTTAAAGGGCGGGGCGAATCCGGTTACGGCGGCGACATCGTCTATTTCCAAGGGCATGCCTCCCCAGGGATGTACTCGCGGGCGTACGTCGAAGGCCGATTGGAAGAGGCGAAGCTTGAGAACTTCCGTCGCGAATTGCAACCGGAAGGGGGCCTCAGCAGCTACCCCCACCCTTGGTTGATGCCTGATTTTTGGGAGTATCCCACCGTTTCGATGGGGCTCGGGCCGATCATGGCGATCTACCAAGCCCGGTTCAACGAGTATCTCAACGACCGCGGTCTTAAGGACACGCGGGGGCAAAAAGTATGGGCATTCCTTGGGGACGGCGAATGCGATGAGCCCGAAACCCTCGGGGCTATTACGCTTGCTTCCCGTGAAAAGCTGGACAATTTGATCTTTGTTGTGAACTGCAATCTGCAGCGGCTCGACGGTCCGGTGCGCGGAAACGGCAAGATCATGCAAGAGCTCGAAGCGGTCTTCCGAGGAGCCGGCTGGAACGTGATCAAAGTCGTTTGGGGAAGCGATTGGGACGCGCTGCTTCAAAAAGACGAATCGGGTCTCCTCGTGCAACGCATGACCGAAGTCGTGGACGGTCAGTACCAAAAGTACACCGGTATGCCTGGATCCTACATCCGCGAGCATTTCTTCGGGAAATATCCCGAGCTTCTCAAGCTGGTCGAGAACTACTCCGACGAGCGGCTGGAGAAGATGAAGCGAGGCGGTCACGATCCTGAGAAGGTCTTCGCAGCCTACAAGGCAGCCGTTGAGCACAAAGGACAGCCCACGGTCATCTTGGCGAAGACCATCAAGGGCTACGGTTTGGGAGAAGCGGGCGAGGGACGGAACATCGCTCACAACCGAAAAGAAATGAACGAAAAGGAACTTCTGGAGTTCCGCAGCCGATTCGGTATTCCGATTTCGGATGAGGAAGTCGCGAATGCACCGTTTTACAAGCCGCCCGAGTCGAGCAATGAGATCAAATATCTCAAGGACCGGCGCAAGCAATTGGGTGGTTCTCTCCCGAGCCGCCCCACCATTCATCCGAAGACGGAAACCCCTTCGCTCGAGGATTATCGCAAGTTCATAGGTGCCCAGCTGGAAGGCAAGACCATCAGTACAACCAACGGCTTCGTCCGCTTGTTGGGTCGGTTGGTCAAAGACAAGCAAATCGGGTCGCAGATCGTTCCCATCGTGCCTGACGAGTCCCGGACGTTTGGTATGGAAGGCTTGTTCCGCGAAATCGGCATCTATGCCCATGCGGGGCAGCTGTACGAACCAATCGATTCGGATCAGGTCGCCTATTACAAAGAGGCCAAGGACGGACAGATCCTGGAAGAAGGGATCACCGAGTGCGGCTCGATCAGTAGCTTCGTCGCTGCAGGCACCGCCTATTCGGCTCACGGGATCAATATGATTCCGTTTTACATCTACTACTCGATGTTTGGTTTCCAACGAATCGGCGATTCGATTTGGGCAGCCGCTGACATGCGGGCAAAGGGATTCCTTATTGGAGGAACTGCAGGCCGGACGACCCTCAACGGGGAAGGCCTGCAGCACCAAGATGGCCACAGCCACCTCAACGCGATCGCGTTCCCAACCGTTCGAGCTTACGATCCGGCTTGGGCGTATGAAACGGTCGTCATCGTCCTCGATGGTATGCGACGACTTTATCAAGAAGGTGAGACGGCGATTTACTACATCACGGTCCACAACGAGGACTATGACATGCCGGCGATGCCGGAAGGTGTCGAAGACGGTATTATCAAAGGTATCTATCGCTTCAAATCTCAAGAAGTCGACGGGGCCAAAGCTCGGGTGCAACTGTTTGGTAGTGGAGCCATATTGCGACACGTGCTCGAAGCACAACAGATTCTGGCTGAAAACTATGGAATCGCCAGCGATGCCTGGAGCGTGACCAGTTACACATTGCTGCGTCGCGATGCACAAAGCTGCGAGCGCTGGAACATGCTTCACCCGGATCAGCCCGAGATGAAGTCGTACATTCAATCGGTGTTGGACGGAGTCGAGGGGCCGATCATTTCCGCGAGCGACAACGTTCGAGCAGTCGGTGAGCAGTTGCTCCCTTACCTCAGCCAAGACTACTACGTGCTTGGATGCGATGGGATGGGGCGCAGCGAAACGCGACCTGCTCTGCGTCGTCACTTCGAAGTCGACGCGGTCTCGATCACCATTGCAGCGTTGTATCGATTGAGCAAACAAGGAAAGATCGCACCTGCGGTCGTTGCCCAAGCGATTCGAGATTTGGGACTCGATCCCGAGAAACCGAATCCCCTGTTTGCTTAGTGCGCCGTGTTGCTTCATGCAACGTCGGCTCCCCTATCGGAGTTCGGAACCGAACTCGGACATTTTCAAAACTCGTTCGCTTCACTCAACAGAATCCTGACATGGAAATCAAGCTTCCCTCCCTTGGCGAAGGCATCGAATCTGGCGACGTTCTCGAAATCCTCGTGAGCGTTGGTGACGTCGTCAAGAAAGAACAATCGCTCATCGAGATGGAAACCGATAAGGCAACTGTCTCGGTTCCGTCGCCGGCAGCAGGCAAGATTCTGAGCATCACGGTCAAGGAAGGGGAGAGCGTTCCCGTCGGGACCGTTATCGCGACCATTGAAGCATCGGGAGCAGCCGCTCCTGCTCCAGCCAAAGCCCCGGCCCCCGCTGCTGCAGCACCAACGCCACAACCGGCTGCAGCACCCGCCCCAGCAGCAGCTCCGCAACAAGCGGCTGCACCGAAACCAGAACCCGTCCGTCCTGCTCCCGTCGCTCCTGCTCGGCCAGTCGCCGTTCCTGCAGCGCCTGTCGCTGCGGCTCCCGCACCTGCCCCTGCGGTTGACAACGAAGGAACACCGTTCGCCGATGACGTGATTCCCGCGGGTCCGGCCATCCGCCGCTTGGCACGGGAAGTGGGGGTCGATTTGGCCAGTGTGGTCGGTTCAGGTGAAGGAGGTCGCATCACGCGTGAAGACGTGATGGCTGTCGTGCGCCACGCGAGCCAAGCAGCCCGAACACCAGCTCCTGCGGCACCCGCACCTACGTCCGGAATCAGTGAATCCAAGAGCGCGTCGAAGAGCCCGGCGGCCAATCTGCCTGGCACACCCTCGCAAGACGACTACGGTCCGATTCGCGTGGATCGAATGACCAAGATTCGAAAGACGATCGCTAATCAAATGCATCGCTCGTGGGAGTCGGTTCCCCGCGTGGTGAACTTTGACGATGCCGACGTTACCGAGCTGGAAGCGTTCCGACAAACCAGCAAAGATGATTACGCCTCGCGAGGGATCAAACTCACGACGATGCCGTTTTTGATCAAGGCTGTGGCGACGGCGCTCAAACACCACCCAGCGCTCAACGCGGCGCTCGATATGGAAAATGAGCAGATCATTTACAAGGACTACGTGAACCTCGGTATCGCCGTGGATAGCGACCGCGGATTGGTCGTTCCAACCCTGAAGAACGCCGACCGGATGTCGATTCCAGACGTTGCATACGCGTTAGCCGATCTCGCAAATCGAGTTCGTAGCAATGACTTTGCCGTGAGTGATCTGCGAGGTGGAACCTTCACGATCAGCAATCTCGGAGCGATCGGTGGGACTTATTCCACCCCGATCGTGAATGTACCGGAAGTGGCGATTTTGCTTGTCGGTCGTTCTCGCAAGCTTCCTGTGGTGATGGATGACGATTCCATCAAACCGCGATTGATGATGCCCTTGAGTTTGGCCTATGACCACCGTCTCGTTGACGGTGCGACAGCTGCCCGATTCTTGAACGACATTATTGCGTATCTCGAAGCTCCGAGCAGACTGCTGCTCGCTATTTAGTCACCACGTTGGAAATCCATACGCCGGCCTGAGTGGGGCCGGCGACGGTAACTGGCGTTTCGATTCCGGCCAGCTTCAATTGCAGTGCAAACGGGCCTTGCCACGGCGTCGGCAGCTTGACTTTAACCGCGTGCGCTTTGGGACCATCTTTGGTCACGGCGAATTGGGTATTGGTCAGTACTGCATCGGCAGGGAGCCCGACTCCGAGGACTTCGACGTCTCCTGTCCAATTATTGATTCGTTCGAGGGCGATGCTCCATTCGAATTCTTCATTGGCTTTGCTTTCTTTTAGTTCGGCGGGAGCCGTTGCAAGCAAACTCGTGAGGCGTTCTCGGATTTGAAGTCGGTACACGCGGTCCTCGCTACCGAGTTTATGAAAATCGGAAACGCTCACCCAATACTCTTCGTTATCGGGGACTTGCCATACCAGTTTGGGATCTCGATTCGTCTTGTCGTCATCTTGAAACGAGACTTGCTTTCCTTCCTTATTGGTGATGGTGAGCGTTGCATCGAGGTACGAACCGATGGATTGGGCGAGCAATTGGATCTCCAGCGACTTGCCCCCTAAGTTTTGAATCCGATAGAAGTGTGTTTCTTTGTTGTGAAGAATCGCGCGTTGGGTATCCAAAGGGAGGGAGACGGTCGCGGCCGAATCCTTGGATGTGGGAGATGGGCCCTCGGGTGCAACCGATGGTAACAAGATCCCTTCTGCATTGAACGCATCGAATGGAAGCTGGCTTCGTTGCCATTGCAGTCGGTAGCACCAGTCAGCGCCTCCGCGGAACGAGATGGTGCTATCGGGCTCGACCGGGAACCCGAAGACTCGCAAATAATAGGTTCCGTCTTTTTTGGGTTGGAAAGCAATTCCCGGATCATAGCCGTATCGGTCGAGATTTTCCGTGAGGACAAAGCCCCGTTCGTCGAGAAGTTGGAGGTGCGCGTCGAGCGGCGAGCGAAGCGAGCGGGTAGCGTCGAGCGTGGCGGAAAAGGGTTCGCCCGCCCGGAGCGCCAGTCGGTAATGGTCGACATCGCCATTCTTCTCGAGCAGACCGTAGGTGACCTCGTTGTCGTGCAATGTTTCCGTGACTTCCAGGATCCGATCGTTCGGCTCCTTTTCCGTCTTCGTCGCGCGGGGGGAAACGTAAAACGGTTTAGCTGGCGTGGCTCCCGCTTCGTTGTAGAGGCGGACCCAGGCGACTTGGTCACGTACACCGGCATTCACGGAGACTTCAAAAGAACCTGCTTTTTCCAAGCATTTCCAGTGCACGCCGGGGTGACTGCACCAGATTTGGACCGGCCAAGAGGTAAACGTACCCGAGGCGTCGACCGGAGTGGATGCGCCTGCGGTCGCACCCGCCGGCATGAGCCTCGTCCACTGCGGTTTTTCGGCCGCCGGGAGGAAAGTTGTGGTGGCAAGTGTCGTTAGAAAAGATGCGGCGGCGAGGCTGGAACGGAAGCGATGAACCGATCGCAGCAGCGAGTTTGGCAGAAGAAACATGAGGGGAGCCGGCGGGAGGGGAGTCAATGGGGGGGGCGAGCGAGAACCTCATTATCGTCTCCCTTGGACTGGGATGCTAGCCGCTTCTCCCAGTTAACCTTTGCGCATTCGCTACAACAGGAACGAAGTCAAATTGAGTGAAGTTTCGTGGCCGGTATTCCATCGCGAGAAGGGTCCCTGGCTTTTTACGATGGGAGGACAATGGAATCTCGACCGTAAAGATTTCTTTCGGAACCGCACCCTCTCAGGAGCGAGTCGAAGGCGATGACCCCCGTTTTGAATGTATTCTGGATACCCTCCGTGCTGGCTGCTTGGCCTGCAGCGTGGTTGATCGAAAACGTTCGGGCAAGGTTTGGGATGGCAGCCAGTCCAACCTTGGATCGCATCGGATTGGTCGGGATCCTCCTCATCCATGTTCTCACGCTGCTTCTTGTTTTTCTATCGATGCGGACGCTGCATCGAAATGCGATCGCGCACCGGAATGAGAACCGTTGGATGGCGTGCTGCGCATCTCCGACGTTCTGTATTGCCATTTGGCTTCTGGTGCAACCTTTTGTTCTGGCCCTTTTAGGGTGGCCAGAATTATTCGGCCAGATGGGGGGAGTCGCAGGGCACTGGACGGGTACGCTTGTGTTGTCCGCGTTCCCCACGGTTTTGTTTCTTCTCGTTCTATTTGATCGTTCGGGCTGGAGATGTTTGAAGGGGAATGTGCTGGGGATCGTGTTGGTGGGTGTTTCCGTCGCGACAGAGTCCATATCGTGGCTTTTTCAGCGAGACATCGGGATGGTATCGCTTATCCCATGGGGAAACCAACGATTGGAAGGTGCGGTTTGGAAAGACACGTTTTGGCTCTGCGTTACGCTCGTCGCGGCTGGGGCGATTACTTCATGGATCCTGCCCTATTGGATGATCTGGGTGACTGGGGCAGGCAAGATGGAACCAACTTTCGCCCATCACATACAAGGGTTGTGGCGCCGCGCAGGAGTTCGTCCTCCTCGAGTGCTGTTGTGGCCCACGGGATGCCGCTTTTCAAATGCTGCGATCGTCAGTGGTTTTCGAGGGAAGCGGCTGCTAATTACCGACCGGCTTCTTCTCAACTACACGATGCGGCAGATCGAGTGGATCGTGCTACACGAAATCGCGCATGTTCGACGTTTTCATTCGTGGGTCCGACTGCTTCCTGCTTGGATCGGAGTTCCAGCGATGCTCGGGACGCTGCAGACTTTGGAAGGTTGGCTTTTGGTGTGCGCGATGCTCTCGATTGGATTGGTATTCGGCATCCTCGTCATTGCGACATGCTGGTGGACCGAGATGGATGCCGATCGGGCTGCAATACGGATGGGAGAGAGGTGGTTTGGGATGAACTCCGAAGAGGCCGCGTCGCAGTATATCCAGGTACTGGGTCGCATCTATCGCGACAATCGTATGGAACGCACGAGTTGGACGCATCCGAGTCTTCAACAACGCATTGCACCTTATCAGAGTCCCATGGCGTTTTGAGTTTCTTGCGGGCTTAGGGGCGAAGCAGTTCGTCGGGGATTTCGGGCTGTTCGTCTGGCTCGAGGGAGCGGACAGGGATGCCCCGAGGTGGGCTTGGGATAATCATCTCGGTTTGCAAATTTCGGATCTGTGCTTGCACGGCTCCTCGGGTCTCGAAGTGGATTTGGAACCCCGCTGGATTGGTGACCATGCGGTAGAGACCAAACGTTCTCCAAGGTGTATCGGCTCGATCTGCGGCCGAGAGGAGTTGGCCGAGGGATTCCCCACCGAGGGAATCGCTGATAAGGAGTCCACTTTGAGGTTCGTTGGGGGGAGATTCGATGAGGACCTCGCCACGGATATGGACCATCGAACCGACGGGGGCCACGATGGGCGCGCTGGAGACTCGCATTGCTGCCCCTGCGTATCCGGTTGGTACCGGTTGGCCGGATGCGGAGGCCGAAACAAGAGTGAGCACCGGAGCTCCCCCCGATTCCGTCATTGAGACGGTGACGTGCGTGGAGATGGAATCGGTGAGCCGTTGATCGACGCGCCAACCTTGCTGCTGCATCGCTTCCCAACTGAGCATAGGAACTCCTGGCATACCGAGAGGGGGCCACGGTCTGCCTTGCAGAATTCGGTTCAGTTCCCAGTGAAGCGGGAGCGCAAGAGGAGAGGCGACGAACGGGCTGCTTTGGAACGAGGGGAACTGGGCAACGGCTTCTTCCCAGGATTGACGCATGACCCGTTGGGAGAGAAGGATCGATTCGTCCGCTTTCTTCAATGCTGTAACTGTGTTTGATCGGCTCATCGCGTGGAGAGCTTCATGGTGCAGTGTTCTAGCGCGTTGGATTCGGTCCCAGTTCGGGTGGGAAGGGGGGAGTTTCTGGGCAACGAAAGCCATTTGCGAGAGAGTGAGGGCTTGTTCGGCCGCGTCGATTCTCCCTTCCATCATGGTCGATGCACGTAACTCCAATTGAGTTCTTAGATATTCAATCGGTTTGGGATCGACGACCGTGACGATTTGCTCGATCAGACCGGGGCGATCGATCAAGGCGTAAACCGCATCGTTTCGTTGTTCGGAACGGAGCGTTTCGAGATGACCGTGAGTGATACGAAACACGT includes these proteins:
- a CDS encoding metal ABC transporter permease; the encoded protein is MSRFEVRMVWDWEIDGWIVLAGSLAAACAAVLGSFLLLRRLSLLGDAISHSVLPGIAAAYLFTGERASWSIFIGAAITGLATVWLIESIRRFGNVEESASIGIVFTSMFAVGLVMIVRAGDHVDLDPSCILYGNLETSILDTVPTPIGDIPRVVLTLGGVMILNLAAVAIFYKEWKVTTFDAAYAQSQGIPSRFFHYLLASLVAVTCIAAFEAVGNILVIAVLIVPAAISFLWTARLSAMLACSVSVAVLIAITGHLAAIWLPPLAGLRSVNSAAMMSVAAGLFLAATILISPRGGWLFQRWQQLAIARKILQDDVLAYLYRLQEQSAAPTVHPSTSASTPPMSTQPFHRNEIAKKLHASPTRMAQALQQLSTRHAIAVRGDEVELTEQGLREAQNLVRSHRLWEQYLSIETNLPDNKVHPHAESWEHFTNSSMRGELDQRTGNAPTDPHGRTIPPES
- a CDS encoding 2-oxo acid dehydrogenase subunit E2, coding for MEIKLPSLGEGIESGDVLEILVSVGDVVKKEQSLIEMETDKATVSVPSPAAGKILSITVKEGESVPVGTVIATIEASGAAAPAPAKAPAPAAAAPTPQPAAAPAPAAAPQQAAAPKPEPVRPAPVAPARPVAVPAAPVAAAPAPAPAVDNEGTPFADDVIPAGPAIRRLAREVGVDLASVVGSGEGGRITREDVMAVVRHASQAARTPAPAAPAPTSGISESKSASKSPAANLPGTPSQDDYGPIRVDRMTKIRKTIANQMHRSWESVPRVVNFDDADVTELEAFRQTSKDDYASRGIKLTTMPFLIKAVATALKHHPALNAALDMENEQIIYKDYVNLGIAVDSDRGLVVPTLKNADRMSIPDVAYALADLANRVRSNDFAVSDLRGGTFTISNLGAIGGTYSTPIVNVPEVAILLVGRSRKLPVVMDDDSIKPRLMMPLSLAYDHRLVDGATAARFLNDIIAYLEAPSRLLLAI
- the aceE gene encoding pyruvate dehydrogenase (acetyl-transferring), homodimeric type: MSDAEVLGEVDPSVLAAAGQVAAPIDVDPAETGEWLGSLDYVRKSKGEERVRYLIKALENRARAEGVDIPFETTTPYINTIPATKQPAYPGNRELERRIKSIIRWNAMAMVVRANTKNKGQGGHISTFASSATLYEVAFNHFFKGRGESGYGGDIVYFQGHASPGMYSRAYVEGRLEEAKLENFRRELQPEGGLSSYPHPWLMPDFWEYPTVSMGLGPIMAIYQARFNEYLNDRGLKDTRGQKVWAFLGDGECDEPETLGAITLASREKLDNLIFVVNCNLQRLDGPVRGNGKIMQELEAVFRGAGWNVIKVVWGSDWDALLQKDESGLLVQRMTEVVDGQYQKYTGMPGSYIREHFFGKYPELLKLVENYSDERLEKMKRGGHDPEKVFAAYKAAVEHKGQPTVILAKTIKGYGLGEAGEGRNIAHNRKEMNEKELLEFRSRFGIPISDEEVANAPFYKPPESSNEIKYLKDRRKQLGGSLPSRPTIHPKTETPSLEDYRKFIGAQLEGKTISTTNGFVRLLGRLVKDKQIGSQIVPIVPDESRTFGMEGLFREIGIYAHAGQLYEPIDSDQVAYYKEAKDGQILEEGITECGSISSFVAAGTAYSAHGINMIPFYIYYSMFGFQRIGDSIWAAADMRAKGFLIGGTAGRTTLNGEGLQHQDGHSHLNAIAFPTVRAYDPAWAYETVVIVLDGMRRLYQEGETAIYYITVHNEDYDMPAMPEGVEDGIIKGIYRFKSQEVDGAKARVQLFGSGAILRHVLEAQQILAENYGIASDAWSVTSYTLLRRDAQSCERWNMLHPDQPEMKSYIQSVLDGVEGPIISASDNVRAVGEQLLPYLSQDYYVLGCDGMGRSETRPALRRHFEVDAVSITIAALYRLSKQGKIAPAVVAQAIRDLGLDPEKPNPLFA
- a CDS encoding M48 family metalloprotease, whose product is MTPVLNVFWIPSVLAAWPAAWLIENVRARFGMAASPTLDRIGLVGILLIHVLTLLLVFLSMRTLHRNAIAHRNENRWMACCASPTFCIAIWLLVQPFVLALLGWPELFGQMGGVAGHWTGTLVLSAFPTVLFLLVLFDRSGWRCLKGNVLGIVLVGVSVATESISWLFQRDIGMVSLIPWGNQRLEGAVWKDTFWLCVTLVAAGAITSWILPYWMIWVTGAGKMEPTFAHHIQGLWRRAGVRPPRVLLWPTGCRFSNAAIVSGFRGKRLLITDRLLLNYTMRQIEWIVLHEIAHVRRFHSWVRLLPAWIGVPAMLGTLQTLEGWLLVCAMLSIGLVFGILVIATCWWTEMDADRAAIRMGERWFGMNSEEAASQYIQVLGRIYRDNRMERTSWTHPSLQQRIAPYQSPMAF
- a CDS encoding PPC domain-containing protein, translating into MFLLPNSLLRSVHRFRSSLAAASFLTTLATTTFLPAAEKPQWTRLMPAGATAGASTPVDASGTFTSWPVQIWCSHPGVHWKCLEKAGSFEVSVNAGVRDQVAWVRLYNEAGATPAKPFYVSPRATKTEKEPNDRILEVTETLHDNEVTYGLLEKNGDVDHYRLALRAGEPFSATLDATRSLRSPLDAHLQLLDERGFVLTENLDRYGYDPGIAFQPKKDGTYYLRVFGFPVEPDSTISFRGGADWCYRLQWQRSQLPFDAFNAEGILLPSVAPEGPSPTSKDSAATVSLPLDTQRAILHNKETHFYRIQNLGGKSLEIQLLAQSIGSYLDATLTITNKEGKQVSFQDDDKTNRDPKLVWQVPDNEEYWVSVSDFHKLGSEDRVYRLQIRERLTSLLATAPAELKESKANEEFEWSIALERINNWTGDVEVLGVGLPADAVLTNTQFAVTKDGPKAHAVKVKLPTPWQGPFALQLKLAGIETPVTVAGPTQAGVWISNVVTK